In Anopheles bellator chromosome 2, idAnoBellAS_SP24_06.2, whole genome shotgun sequence, the genomic stretch AGGTATTACAAAACGAGGGGGCACTTTTGCACCCGCAAGTGGTGTGCTCGTTGGATGCCAGTGTGTTTGTTGCGGAATCACTCACTAACAATAGACATACGAACGATCGTAGTCAATTGTGACTCATGTGAGATGTTAAGAGCTTTAGCTTTAGTAATTTTCGAGATTTACAGCATCGCAACATTGTCGATgcttatttttgtttccctgcctcaaaacgtcaaacaaaTCCTAAAAATAGATTCGATTTGCGCTTGTCAAGGCTCAATTTATAGTCCTGGGTGGCTTCGAGATTCGAACATATTCAAAATGGAAGTCCTTCGTCAAACTACTCAAGGCAAGAATTCAAATGTCATATTGATTTTCTACCAGACTAAAACCCACACACCACGGCGTGTATCGTGAATTTACTGATAAACCGTGTAAAGCACACCACCACAGTGGAAATGGCCAGGTGTTGTAAAGATAAACACTACCCTGACGGGCAGGCCAAGATGCTACCTTGTGCTCGTGGTATTTGTTGCTGCGTACTATCGAGAAAAAGTAGGTTTTAATACTTGCTGATAAGATACCAGAGGTACAACCGGGGCTTTTGCTGGGAGATAGTTGCTATTTGTGAACAAGTTGTCGCGCCCCACGGGTCGGAGGAACACTTTACACGGCCGCACGGCTATTTGTTGAGCAGTCGGAAGGGCAGAATTTGGTGAGAAAACTACCAGAAGGCTAGAGAATTGCACAATTTTctgtaaaataatttttcaaataaaccaTTCGTAGTGGTACCGGTGCATGAGTGACGTTTGAGGATAGAGGCAACTGTGCGTCACGTTCGAGTAGTGCATACGTTGCACCTGTGATAGAAACATGGCGGCGGAACGGTACGAGCTCAACATGAGCATGAAGTGCGTCAAGTACATGATCTTCGTCATCAGCATAACGTTCGCAGTAAGTATTCGGAGGTGCAATCGCGGTAAAAGCGTTCCCTTACATGCGAAAGGTGTTCCGGGCCTCCTTTTCTCTATCACACATGAAGATGTTCGTGTTGTACCTTTTTATCTTGCGAGCTCTATTGCGTTGTCTTCGGGGCGCACAATGAGTCATGACAGTGGCGAGCACCTAACACACTACCACCAGCCCATGAATAATACCAACTTTTCCGTGCATTTTATCGTCGCGCCCAAAAAATCCAGGTCGTTGCTGCGATGCTTCTCTCGATGGCTATCGCCATCGGTAACCTGTTTGACGATTTCCAAAGCTTCATCGACTCGCACTTCTTCGTGCCGCCGAACCTGCTGATTGCGATTGGCATCATCCTGCTCGTCATTGCCCTGTTCGGTTGCGTCGGAGCACTCAAGGAGAGTACGGTTATGATCAACATTGTAAGTCGCCGCGCGAGCGTGTGGCCCACACCAACAGCCCGTGGCTTGTTTATGCCCTTGATAGTTGGTAATTTGTcttatcgatttttcctccccatttccggtgcactGACGcacaccgcccgcccgccagtaCGGAGTGCTGCTGGTCTCCGTGTTCATCCTGCaactggcggcggccattACGGCGTTCGTGCTGCGGGGCCAAGTGGAGTATATGGTGCGCCAGAAGATTTTCAGTTCCATGGCCGAATATAAGGACATCCCGGGGTATCATAATTCCATTGATGCGCTTCAAAATATGGTAGGTTAGCTTGGTTGGTGGGACTCTCCTAAATGGAGTGATATTTTAGGAGAATGGAGAATTCTGACTACGGCCTTCTTTCTAGCTCGAGTGCTGCGGAGTCGATGGGTACACCGATTGGGCTAACTTCCTACCGACGGTAGGCgtatcgacgacgacaatggaACCAATGGAGACTCCGTCTCCGGCTCCGTACCAACCGTACGACGATCTTACGATGATTGAGTACCCGGAAACGTGTTGCTCGTCCATCCCAGTCGATGGACTATGCACGCCGCGCCCGTACGGGTGCTACTCGCGCCTGGCATGGATCATTTCCCAAGGGTCCGTGCTGATTGCGACCGGTGCAACGGCGGTTGCGTTCGTGCAGATACTGGGGGCCATATGCGCGTTCATGTTGGCCCGAGCCATCCGGCGCACCAAAACGCTGCGGGCTACCCGTCGCTGGCATCTGCAGCAAAGTCTGGGCATAATGACCAAAACCATGGATCCGCAGTACACCGGAATGGAGAAATCCGAAGAGAACGTTGACCCGGACAAGTATTTGCCCACCAGCCCCAGTGTTAACTAAGGCGCCCCGGAACGGTGGAATCTTTTGGGGTGGCCGGCATGTGGCTTCGATCAGTATGGCTTAATCGTACGGAATGTAGTATTTCATTATTACTTAAAATAAATGTGATGTTATAGAAGCTATAACTTTTATGCTACTCAGGGTCCTTCACGGTCCCATTTTTTGCATCATTTGAGAAATTTGGGCCCGAATGAATCATGGCGCAAAGTAAAGAGGTTGTAGCAAACGTCGAGTTTCAGGTCGAATTACTTTCGGACTTCTGAATCTAATTACTAATTAGTAGACCGAGAAAAGAAGTACCACGGGACATGAATTCGTAATGACCTGTGGTTTTGACTGACACGCTAGTAGCCAACAGCTTACTTCTCCGCCAGATGAATAGCTAGAGTACCGTTCGCTCTGCTGCTGACAACCCCACAAAtgtcacaataaataaagtacCGTTTCTTACAGCACATCCAACCCATTGGCCTCCTCTCTGCTGCGGCCAGGAGTAGTTGTAGTCCTCAATGACTTCGTTCTAATTGGATTCTGCTTaggtaataaattttccatgaTTGCTGCCTTTTCGCCGAATCGGACCAAATCCCAGGTGCTTTcactaccgccaccgccgccaacacCAGAAAGCCCtaaaactttttccaacgGCAAACACGGGCCCCGGAATGGGTTGGAATCAACAggttgctgctactgccggCAGGGCGATGAATGGTTTCCCGGCGACCGGCCCTGGTCGATCAAT encodes the following:
- the LOC131211379 gene encoding CD63 antigen gives rise to the protein MAAERYELNMSMKCVKYMIFVISITFAVVAAMLLSMAIAIGNLFDDFQSFIDSHFFVPPNLLIAIGIILLVIALFGCVGALKESTVMINIYGVLLVSVFILQLAAAITAFVLRGQVEYMVRQKIFSSMAEYKDIPGYHNSIDALQNMLECCGVDGYTDWANFLPTVGVSTTTMEPMETPSPAPYQPYDDLTMIEYPETCCSSIPVDGLCTPRPYGCYSRLAWIISQGSVLIATGATAVAFVQILGAICAFMLARAIRRTKTLRATRRWHLQQSLGIMTKTMDPQYTGMEKSEENVDPDKYLPTSPSVN